Genomic DNA from Acuticoccus sp. MNP-M23:
TGGCACATGCGGTGTTCGAAGCCCTTCCCACACGTGTCCGCCTCGATCTGGCGGGCTGGGAAAACGTCGACATCTTCGCGCACTCGTGATGGGCAAGGCCGCCATCTCCGCCGCAGCCGCCGTCCATGGCGGCGAGGCCCTGCCGCCCGCGCGGCGGGTGGTGGAGCAGCGGCGCGCGCGGTCGAACTCCCGCCGGGTCCGGCGGTTGCGGGTCTTCCTTCCGGTGGTGGCCGCCCTCATTGCGGTGGTGCTGGTCGGCGCCGCAGTCCTGCCCAAGCTCTTTCCGCTGGCAGCGCTTGCCGGCCTCAGCCTCACCGCCGACGGGCTGGTCATGAACGAGCCGCGGCTTGCCGGCCATCTGGGCGGAGGGCGCCGTTATGAAGTGGTGGCCGAGCGCGCCATTCAGAGCCTTCTCAATCCCTCACGGCTGACCCTTGAGGGGCTGACTGCCAACCTCGACATGGGCGAAGGCCAGGAAGTCGTGATCAACGGCAACACGGCGGCCTACAACACCGACACCGAGATCCTCGACCTGACGGACGGTGTGTCCCTCGCCTCGTCCGATGGCAGCACCATCAGCCTGCCGGCAGCCACCGTGGACCTGCGCGCCGGCTCCGTCGACGCCGACGGCGGCATCGAGATCGACTCCCCGCGCGGCCATGTGACGGCCGGCGGCATTTCCGTCACCAATGGCGGCACTTTCATCCGCCTGACCGGCGGCGTATCCATCATGATCAACCCTTCGAACTGACCGAAGCTGGAGATTATCCATGTCCGCCCCAGTGGTCCGCCTGAGCGCATTTGCGGCGCTCCTCCTTGCCGCTTTCGCGCTGGCTCCGTTGCACGCAAGTGCCCAGACCTTCGACACCGGTTTTGCCGACTTCGGGTCCGATCAGTCCTCGCCGATCGAGATCGAGGCCGACGAGCTGGAAGTCCAGGACAAGTCCAACGCGGCCATCTTCAAGGGCAACGTGGTCGTGAAACAGGAACAGGCTGCGCTGCAGACGTCCACCCTCACCGTCTACTATTCCCAGAGCGCGATGCCGGCGAGCGGTGAAAACCCCTCCACCCCGCAGAACCAGCGCATCTCGCGCCTCGAGGCCAGCGGCAGGGTGCTCATCACCGCCGACGGCCAGTCCGCCACCGGCGACGCGGGCGTCGTCAACTTCGACGACCGCACTTTGTCGCTGACGGGCAACGTCACGCTGACGCAGGACGGCAACGTGGTCACCGGCGACAAGCTCACCGTTTCGCTGGATACCGGCGTTGCCAGCGTGCAGTCATCGTCCCGCGTCCGGGTGCTGCTCAATCCCGGCGGCAACAAGTAGGCACTTCCCAGCACAAGCTTTGTGCTGTATAACATGCTGTTATGACGCACGCGCATTTCCTCCTCCGGCAGGTTGCGGCCCCCTCGGCCGCTGCTGCGCTGCCGTGCGCGCCGCTTCTTCTCCTTACCAGCCCCTGATCGTCGGCAGCCCGCCGGACGGGCGCACGTTCAGGGGATTTGATCGCAAAACCAGCATCAAACGGTTCGCACAGAACCCGGTCAGGACGTTCTAAAATGCACGACATCAAAATTTTCGACACCACCTTGCGTGACGGCGAACAATCGCCCGGTGCCTCGATGACGCTGGACGAAAAGGTCCAGATCGCCACCATTCTCGACGAGATGAAGGTGGACATCATCGAAGCCGGCTTCCCGATCGCCTCCGACGGTGATTTCGAGTCCGTTTCCCAGATTGCCCACGAAGTGAAGGACGCCGTGGTCTGCGGTCTCGCCCGGGCCATCCCGGCCGATATCGACCGCGCCGCCGAAGCTGTGCGCCACGCCAAGCGTCCGCGCATCCACACCTTCGTGTCCACCTCGCCGCTTCACCTGAAATACCAGATGAAGAAGTCCGAAGACGAGGTGATCGACATCATCGAGAAGACCGTCGGGCAGGCGCGCAACCTCGTCGACGACGTCGAATGGTCGGGCATGGATGCGACGCGCACCCCGCTCGAATATCTGCGCCGTTGCGTGGAAACCGCCATTCGCTGCGGTGCCACCACCATCAACCTGCCCGATACTGTCGGCTACGCGACACCCAGCGAATACCGCGCCATGTTCGAGGCGATGCAGGACATCGCCGGCGCGCAGGACGTGATCTTCTCCACCCACACCCACAACGACCTCGGCCTCGCGGTGGCCAATGCGCTGGCGGGCGTGGAAGGTGGCGCACGGCAGATCGAGTGCACCATCAACGGCCTTGGCGAACGGGCCGGCAACGCGGCGCTGGAAGAGGTGGTCATGGCGCTGCGCACCCGCGCCGACGTGCTGCCCTACGACACCCGGGTGGATGCAACGCAGATCATGCGCGCCTCCAAGCTGGTTGCCGTCGCCAGTGGTTTCTCGGTCCAGTACAACAAGGCGATTGTCGGCAAGAACGCCTTTGCCCACGAAAGTGGCATCCACCAGGACGGGATGCTGAAGCACGCCGAAACCTATGAGATCATGAAGCCGTCCGACGTTGGCGTGAACGCCACCTCGCTGGTCATGGGCAAGCACTCCGGTCGCCACGCCTTCCGCCAGAAGCTGGAAGAGCTGGGTTTCGTCCTCGGTGACAACGCGCTGCAGGACGCGTTCCGCCGCTTCAAGGAGCTGGCCGACCGCAAGAAGCATGTCTACGACGAGGACATCGAGGCGCTGGTCGAGGATCAGATCACCGAGGAAAACGAAGTCGCCCGCGTGATGTCCCTCACCGTGATTGCCGGCACCGGCGGCCCGCAGAAGGCCATTCTGGTGATGGATCTGGGCGGCCGGCACGTGACCGAAGAGGCCACCGGATCCGGCCCGGTGGATGCCGTCTTCAATGCGGTGAAGAAGATCATGCCGCACGAGGCGCGCCTGTCACTTTACCAGGTCCATGCGGTGACCGAGGGGACCGATGCGCAGGCCGAAGTGTCGGTGCGCCTGCAACAGGGCGAGCGGATCGAATCCGGCCGCGGCGCGGATGTGGATACGCTGGTGGCCTCGGCCAAGGCCTATGTGGCCGCCGTCAACAAGCTGGCCGCCCGCCACCGCCAGCACGCACAGGCTGTCGGCGCCGCCTGATTGACACCAATGACCGGGGCCCGCGGGCCCCGGTCAGTTCCCGTCCACCTCGCGCCGCCCACCATTACAACCGAAGACAGATATAATAACCCAAAACTAAGTCACTCAAGCCGCAAGCAAGCATACGGAACGATCTTAACGCCAACAGATAACGAATGTATCGTGCGTTAAGGATCAGGTCATGGCAGATGTACGCCTGAACGATGGTAATGATTTAGCCAAATACCGCATGCTGTGCGGCATCCACGGAAATTCCGAACACTACCTCTATCACGAATTCTCAGAGCTTCTGCAGAAGCCGGAAACCCTGCGTTTTCTGGATGGCGTGGGGTTCAATGGCTTCTGGCTGCGTGATCTACAAACCCACGAAGACGAGTGGATCAGCCCCGGCTTCTGGCGCTCGCTCGGCTATGAGCCAGCCTCTCGGGTACACAAGACCAAGGCCTGGCAAGCCATCGCAGTGCGGGAAGACCACGAGCAGGCCCAGCGCGATCTTGTGCGCCACTGCGCGGATCCGGCCCATCCGTACGACCAGTTCATCCGGTTCCGCACCGCTTCGGGCGACTTTGTCACCATGCGCAGCCGCGGGTTTGCGCAGCGCGAAGGCGGGCATCCGACGCGGATGTTCGGCGTCTACACCGCCGTCGGCGAGAGTGATGCCGTGGGCCTTGGCCGGCTCGCCAACGACATCTTCGAAACGCTGGATGACGCGGTGATCCTGTGGAGCGACCGGCGCGGCATCCAGCGCTGGAACGAAAGCGCGCGGACCTTGTATGGCTACGGCGAGGACGAGGTTCTGGGGCGCGATCCCTCCGCCATCCTCGGGCATACGCTCAATGCCGAGTGGGACACTGTCTGCGAGGACATCTATGCGGGGAAGGCATGGCGCGGCGCTTTGTCCCTTCGCGCCAAATCCGGTGAAATGGTGCCGGCGCGCACCACGGTCCGCCGTGCCGGGCAGATTGGCAGCGAAACGCTGTTCGTGCAGATCTGCCGCAACGAAAGCGCGCTGCACGAGGCCGCAGCGCGCCATAATCTGGTGCTGCGTGAACTCAGCCACCGTGTGAAAAACACGTTCTCCGTCGTGAACTCGCTGATCCTGATGAGTGCGCGCATAGAGGGGGACAGTCCGGAGTTTGCGGAGAACCTGCGGCGGCGGATTTCGGCGCTCTCCCAGGCTCATGCGCACAGCCTCAGTCCCAGCGCAGCCGATTGTGCCAGCGCCAGCAAGATCATCGAAACGATCCTGCGCGCCTACGCGGTGGACAAGAACGGGCTCGTGATCCGCGGCGGGGCGGAGCCGCTGGCCGTTTCCCAGCTCACCCCCATCAGCCTGCTGGTGAACGAACTTGGCGCCCGCGCCAGCCAGAACGGCGCCTTTGCGCAGGACGGCGGCACGGTCACGCTCGACATTGCGCGAACCGAGGAAAGCTGGACCATCGTCTGGCGCGAAAGCGGCGCGGCAGGGCCGGTTCTGGCGGCATCCACGGGCGCATTCGGCACCAAGCTGATATCACTCTCCGCAACGCAGCTCGGCGGGACGCTGACGCAAGAGCCGACGCCGGACGGGACGGTCATCGCCCTGTCGTTCCCGGTCGCCCGCGCGGCGACCGGTTCGCCGGCGCAGCAGCAGCCCGCAATTGCGGCCTGAACAATCTCCCGATCGAGGACGCAAAAAACCGCCGGCGGGGCTGCCCGGCGGGTTGAATTGCTGGCGGTGGCCCGTACGGGCTCCGCCCATTCGGCGGTCACCACCTGATGGCCATCGACGGACGCCGTGGCGCTGGTGCGCATGATCGTCACCGGGGATGGTTCGTTCCGCTGCCACGACGGAAAACCCCGACTGCCTGCAATTGCTCCTGAAGGCTGAAAATATTCTTTGCCCGCAGGCAAAACGATCGGTGACGGCTCGGGCGCGGAATGTCAGGCTCCCACCATCTCTCCGCCGCGCGAGCAACAGGAACACCCGTGATCCGCACCATTGTCGTTTTCCTGCTGAGCGCCGCCTTCGTCGCGGCTGCGGTTCTCCACTTCACGCAGACCGCCGCCTTTGCCAGCATCGTTCCGGCCCCCTTGCCGGCCAAAATCTTCCTCGTGCAGCTGACCGGCGCCATCGAAGGCGTGCTTGGCCTGCTCCTCCTCCCCCCGCGCACGCGGGCGCTTTCGGGCAAGCTCCTGGCGCTTTATGCGCTGGCCGTGCTTCCCGCCAATATCCAGCATGCACTGGATGGCACGCCCATCGGCAGCCTTCATCTGCCCGCCTGGGCGCTGTGGCTGCGGGTCGTCCTGCAAGCCCCTTTGATTGCGCTCATTCTGTGGGCGACAAAACGCCGATGAAACCGGATCGCTTCCCATTGGTTCTCCCCTCAGAAACGAAAGGAACGAACCATGAGCAATGGCCAGGAGATGAAGGAAAAATTTTGGGACGCACTGGAGGACAGCCCCTTCGTGATGCTCGGCCTTGCCGGCGTGGACGAGGCGCACACCCAGCCGATGACCGCGCAGTTTGACGACGATCTGCCGAACCGCATCTATTTCTACACCAACCGGCAGAACCGGCTTGTCGGCGCGCTCACACAGTCACACCGGGCCGTGTTCGCCTACAGCGCCAAGGGTCACGACCTGTTCGCCTCCGTCCACGGCACGCTCGAAGTCGACATGGACCGCGCGGTGATCGACAAGTTCTGGAGCCCCGTGGTGTCCGCCTGGTTCGAAAACGGCAAGGACGACCCCGACCTGGTGCTCCTGCGTTTCGACCTTGGTGAAGCGCAGATCTGGAAGGCCGGCACGGGCGACTTCCTGCACTACATGGCCGATGCGCTCTTCAAGGGTTCCGCCGAAGAAGCCTCCAAGGACGACGTGGCGCGCGTGCGTTTCTAGTCCTTCTGAAAAGCTTGCGAATAAAGCGCCGGTCCGGATTTTCCGGGCCGGCGTTTTTGCGTTGGGACGGTCCGCCTGATCAGCTGGCGTTGTCCCAGGTTCCGCTTTCCCACAGGGCGCGCAGCCCCTCGCGGTATGTCGGGTAGCGCAGCCTGACGCCAAGCTCACTGCGCAGGCGGGTGTTGGAAACACGCTTCACGTCGCCGTAGAACGAGCGCGCCATGGGGCTCATGTCCGCTTCGTCGAATGGAATTTCGGGCGGCGGGTCCATCCCCATCAGCCCGGCGGCGTATTCGATTACGTCCTGCGGCGGTGCGGGCTCATTGTCGGCCACGTTGTAGTAGCGCCGCGCAGGCCGGGCGATCGACGCCACCAGCGTCTGCGCAATGTCTTCCACATGAATGCGGTTGAACACCTGACCGGGCTTGATGATCCGCTTGGCGCGGCCTTCCTTGAGCGAAACGAGCGGGCTGCGGCCCGGCCCGTAAATTCCCGCCAGGCGGAACACGCCAACCGGCACGTCGATCCGCCGGCCGAGCGCGAACCATGCGTCCTCGGCCTCAAGCCGCCAGAGGCCGCGGTCAGCGGTAGGCACGCACAGTGTCCGCTCGTCCACCACAGCGCCCCCATGGTCGCCATAAACGCCGATGGTGGAGAGATAACCGATCCAAGCAAGGTCCGGCGCGTTGGCAATATCCCGCTCGAAATGAAAGCGGAACGGATCGCCGCCCGGCCCCGGTCCGGCCGAGACCAGAACATGCGTTGCACTGCGGATCGCTTCGCTGAGGCTGGGGCTGGACCCGCCGTCATAAACAATGGACCGGATGCCGGACTGGTGCAGCGCATCCGCCTTTTCGGGCGACCGGGTGGTGCCCGTCACCGCCCCTGGCCGGACCGCGCGCAAGAACGCACGGGCGCTGTAACCGAAGCCGAGGCAGACAAGCCGCATCTCGGGGTGACGTCCGGGCAGTGCCGATTGCTCACTCATAAGTCCCATTCCGCGCGCACCATAGCGTCGCGCTCCCGCCCCAGCGCCTCATCCGCCAGACGGCGGAGCGGCGCGTCGTCCAAAGTCTGCCGCGCGGCCCACGCTGCCGCGGCACGCACTTGCGGCGCCTCGTCTGCCACCCGCTCGCTTATCAGCTCCGCGTAGTCGTCCGACTGCGCGTTGCCCACCGCAACCATCACGTTGCGCACGAAGCGCTCGCGGCCCAGCCGTTTCACCGGCGTGCCCGCATAGCGCTTGCGGAAGGCTGCATCGTCCAGCCGTCCGAGTTCCTGCAACGGCGCGGGGCCTTCACGGGGGGCAAACTGCATTTCTGCCGAAGCCTTTGCAAACCGGTTCCACGGGCAGACGGCCAGACAGTCGTCGCACCCAAAGATCCGGTTGCCCATTGCGCGGCGGAACGCAACAGGGATCATCTCTCGCGCTTCGATTGTCAGATATGCAATGCAACGTCGAGCATCCAGGCGGTATGGTGCCGGAAATGCGTCCGTCGGGCACACATCGAGGCACCGGCGGCACGACCCGCAACGATCTGCATGGGCAGGGTCGGGCTCCAGCTCCAACGTGGTGAACAGCGCGCCAAGAAACAGCCAGGACCCGTAATGGCGGGAGACGAGGTTGGTGTGCTTGCCCTGCCAGCCGAGCCCGGCTGCCGCCGCCAGCGGTTTTTCCATCACCGGCGCGGTGTCCACAAACACCTTAACGTCGCCGCCAAACCGGGAGACCAGCCGCTGGGCCAGTGTCTTCATCCGGCCCTTCATCACGTCGTGATAGTCGCGCCCGCGGGCGTAGACCGAGACGACACCGCGGTCCGTGTGCGCCAGATCGTCGAGCGGGTTGTCCTCGGGGCCGTAATTTTGCGCCAGCATCACCACCGACCGGACTTCCGGCCACAGGGCCTGCGGATGCTTGCGGCGGTCTGCGGTGTCCTTCAGCCAGGCCATTTCGCCGTGCTCGCCGGCGCCGACCATGTCAGCCAGCCGTCCGCCGGGCGCGTCGCCAAAGGCCGTGAGGTCGGCAACGGCGGCATCGTCGAACCCGGCGGCCCTCGCCTCCTTTACAATGAAGGCCTTGGCGGCGTCGGCGCGGGAATTTTCAGAAATCGAGGTCGGCATAATGCGGCGCTGGTGCAACCAGGCGCGCCTTGTCGGACAGAAGGGGGCGGAACGAGGGACGCGATTTCAGCTTCTGATACCAGGCCTTGACCGCCGGGTCCGCCTGCCACGGGGCTTCGCCCAGATAATCGACCACCGAAAGCGCAGCGCCCGCTGCAAGGTCGGCAAAGGTGAACTGGTCGCCCGCCAGCCAGTTCCGGCTCATGGCGAGCGAGCCGATATAGTGGAAATGGCTCACCGCATTTTGCCGCGCGATCCGGAGCGCGGACGAATCGGGCGCCCCGCCGCCCTTCTTGTTGGGAATTTCCAGCTTGAGAATGCGCTCGGTCACGATGGGGCCGGACACCTCGTCCTCGAACTTCTGCGTGAACCAGTTCACGAGGCGGCGCACCTCTGCGCGGTGGAACGGGTCGGCCGGCATCAGCCGATGGCCGGGCCGTCCGTCGCCATAACGCTCGTCGACATATTCCATCAGCACGGCAGCGCCGCAGATCGGGCCGCGGTCGCCGTCGAACGCCATGGGCAGCGTCATTCCCGGATTGACGGCCACGAATTGCGGCCGCTCGTCCCAGAATGGCTCGACCACAAGCTCCTGCTCCAGCGCATGTTCGGCCAGAACGAGCCGTGCGAAGCGACACGGTGCAAGAAAGGGGTGATGGTGAACGATCATCGAGAAATGCCTGACACCCTGAATGCCCTCGCGCAAGACGGGACGGGAGAACCCTAGTCGCGCGTTGGTAAGGCGAGGTTAACTGCAGCCGGACGAAGGCGTAAGGGCTTGCCATCCGTTCGCGATCGATCCGGCACGCTGTATACTGGCGCCAGCCGCTCCATAGGAGATCTTTTTGGAAAACGAAACCATCGCTTCGGCGTTGCTGCTCGGCGTCGTGGAGGGATTGACGGAGTTCATCCCCGTCTCATCCACCGGCCACGTCCTGCTCCTGGGAGAGCTGATCGGCTTCAAGTCCACCGGCAAGACATTCGAGGTGCTGATCCAGCTTGGTGCCATCTGCGCTATTCTGACGGTCTACACCGCACGCCTCACGCGCATTGCATTCGCCATGCCGCACGATCCGGCGGCACGGCGCTTTGCCGCGGGCATCATCCTCGCGTTCCTTCCGGCCGCGGCCGCCGGGGTGCTCCTGCACGACTTCATCAAGACCGTGCTGTTCGAGACGCCGGTGCTGATCTGCTCGACGCTGATCATCGGCGGTGTCCTGCTGCTGCTGGTCGACCGGCGTGCCCCCACGCCGCGCTATCATGACGCGACGAAGTACCCGTTGTGGCTGGCCCTTGCGATCGGCTGCTTCCAGATGCTGGCGCTGATCCCGGGCATGTCGCGCTCCGGCTCTACCATTGCCGGCGCCCTGCTCCTACGGGCGGACAAGCGGTCGGCGGCGGAGTTCTCCTTTTTCCTCGCCATCCCCACCATGACCGGCGCGTTCGCCTACGACCTTTACGCCAACCGCAACGTGCTTTCGGTGGATGACGTGACCATCATCGCCATCGGCTTTGTGGCGGCGTTCGTGTCAGCGCTGTTTGTGGTGCGCAGGCTCCTGGACTTTGTGTCCCGCCACGGCTTCGCACCGTTTGCATGGTGGCGCATCGTGGTGGGCACGCTCGGCCTCGCGCTGATCCACTACGGGAGCTGAAGCGGCCCCCGCAGCCTGTTGCGCCGCTGTCAGGCGGCGCTGCCCGGCTCGGCGAACTGACCGTGGCGGCGGAACACCCAGAGATAGCTGGGCAGGATCGACGCCAGCGCCCGCGGCTCCATATCCGCCGCCTTGAAGGTGCGTCCTTCTGATATCGCCGCGTCGCTGACCACATTGTCGTGGCCGAGCATGGTGATCTGGTCTTCCGTGATTGGCGGATTGGGCAGGATCGACAGCGCCTTCGCCTGGAGCCGCGCAATGCCCTCCGGCATGGCGACCACACGCCGCTTCTGCCGCGTCACCTCGAGCATCTGCTCCATCAGCTCGCGGAAGGTGCGAATCTCGGGGCCGCCCAGCTCGTAGGTTGTCCCGGCGGGAATGCGGCCTTCCACGGCCGCAGCCGTGAACGCTGCCACATCGCCCACATAAACCGGCTGGAAGCGCGTATCGGGCGAGATCACCGGCACGAACGGCATGCGCTTCGCCATCCCGGCAAAACGGTTGAAGAACTGGTCTTCCGGCCCGAACAGGATCGACGGGCGAATGGTGATTGCCTGGCCCGCCATTGCCTCATGCGCCGACCGCTCACCGGCGGCCTTGGTCCGGGCGTAGACGCTCTCGCTCTCGGCATCGGCGCCGAGGGCGGACATCTGGATCAGCCGTGTGGCCCCCGAAGCCGCTGCCGCATCCGCGATGTTGCGCGCACCTTCCGCCTGGACGCCCTCGAAGGACTGCTTGCCCCCTTCCGCCAGGATTCCGACGAGGTTCACCACCACGTCGGCGTGAGCAACCGCGGCGCGGACGCTGTCCACGTGGCGCACGTTGGCGAAGACGGGCTTGATCTGCCCGACCCCGCCCATCGGTTGCAGGTGACCCACCAGGTCCGGACGGCGGACGGCGACGCGCACGCGCCAACCGGACTTTGCGAGGGCGCGCACCAGATAGCGCCCCACAAACCCCGAGCCTCCGAACACTGTGACGAGCTTAGTAGCCTTGCGCTCCATGGCGTGACCGATCTCTTGCATTCCCCGCCCATGGGTTAGGGCGCCGCGGCGCGAAGCGCAATGTTTTGCACCATCAACATCGCCGCAGCCTTGCCTGACGGTGCGTATCCACAATGTTTCGCAGCATGGCTGCAACAGCCGTTGACATTCCACGCGCGACCCAATACCCAGCGGCTTCCGACGCAAATGCCCAGGTGGCGGAATTGGTAGACGCGCACGGTTCAGGTCCGTGTGCCGCAAGGCGTGGAGGTTCGAGTCCTCTCCTGGGCACCATTTTTCCGTCCTGCACCGTTTCAGGTTTTCCGAAACATCCCACGGACCCCGGAAGTTTGGCATCCGGCTAAAACGACAGCGTGCGCCGGAGGGTGCTGCCAGCCAGCGACATGTTGGTATATTTGTTGGCATCGAAACCAACGCCAACAGCCACCGACACCGCTATCCGGAATTCCAATCCAACCGCTCGAACGGTGAAGCTATCGGACGGCGGCGGCCTGTACCTCCAGGTCAAAAGAATGGAAGCCGCCTCTGGTGGATGAATAATCGGCTTGATAAGCGCCAGAAGACCGTGGCGTTCGGCTCCTATCCCGCTATCAGCCTTGCGGAGGCACGAGCCCGCCGCGACGAAGCCAAACAGCTGCTGGCCAAGGACATCGATCCCGGCGAGCACGCGAAGCGCGAGCGGGCACAGCGAACCCTCGATACCAACACCTTCGGCGCCATCGCCGAGGAGCTCTGATTAAGCGCGCGAAAAATGGCCTATCCTAAGTCACGCTCGGGAAGGCACGCTGGCTCCTTGAGTTTGCGCGCGCCGAATTGTGGACTCGGAAAATCACAGAAATCAGCGCTGCCGACATCCTTGCAGTTCTTCGAAAGGTTGAAGCTCGCGGGACCCATGAAACTGCAAACCGTCTGCGCTCAATGGTCGGGCGGGTTTTTCGGTATGCGATCTCAACCGCTCGCGTCGAAGACGATCCCATATTGGCGCTGCGCGGCGCCCTGGTTACGCCAACGGTCACCAACAGGGCAGCGATCACAAACGTCGGTCGGATCCGGACGCTGATGAAGCGGGTGACGGAATACGGAGGACAACCAACAGTCCGGACTGCGCTCCTCCTGATGGCTTATCTCTACCCTCGCCCCGGCGAGCTCCGGGCGGCGAGTTGGTCGGAGTTCGACCTCGAACAAGGGATATGGACGATCCCGGCGGGGAGGACGAAGATGCGCCGGGAGCATCGGAAACCACCGGATGATGAACCACTCGCCCTCCTAAGCGACCTCCGGACTTTAACAGGGCATGGCGATCTCGTGTTCCCTTCTCTGACCTCATCATTCCGGCCGATTAGCGAAAACACGATGACCGGAGCCCTTCGCCGAATGGGCTACACCTCCAATGACATGACCGCCCATGGCTTCAGGGCAACAGCCAGCACGCTCCTCAATGAAAGCGGTTTATGGTCACCTGACGCGATTGAACGCGAACTCGGCCACGTCGAAATCAACGCCGTGAGACGGGCGTATAATCGAGCTGATGATTGGGATAAGCGACGAGAGATGGCAAAATGGTTTAGCGCTTTGCACACGGGACTAGTGGATTGCTCGCAACGAAAGATCCCCGTTCTGGGATTCCATTGCGCTGGGATTGGTGCGAGTCTGTGGGGGGCGCACCTGCATCTCGTTCGCGGTTTCCGCTCGCGCCGCCAAGTGACTTGAAGCGATCGTCGTCGATCCGAAGAGCCCGCAGATGCACGTCTGACGGGCTCGGGTCATTCTTCTCAGCGGTCGTGGTGCGGGGACGAACGCGATTGTCGCCGAGACGGCCAGGTCCGAGCACTGCGTCTGGCGCTGGCAGGAGCGTTTCATGCGCGAGGGCGTTGATGGTCTTCTTTATGACAAGTCGCGCTCGCCCGGCATTGACCGCTTCCCGCCAACGATGTGGCAGAGATCGTTCGCCTGACCCACGAAGAGCCCCTGCACGAGGCGACCCATAGGACGCTGCAGGCGATGGCCAGAGCGGCCGGTGTCGCCGCCTCGACGGTGCAAGGGGATCTGCAAGGCGCATGTCCTCAGCC
This window encodes:
- the lptC gene encoding LPS export ABC transporter periplasmic protein LptC yields the protein MGKAAISAAAAVHGGEALPPARRVVEQRRARSNSRRVRRLRVFLPVVAALIAVVLVGAAVLPKLFPLAALAGLSLTADGLVMNEPRLAGHLGGGRRYEVVAERAIQSLLNPSRLTLEGLTANLDMGEGQEVVINGNTAAYNTDTEILDLTDGVSLASSDGSTISLPAATVDLRAGSVDADGGIEIDSPRGHVTAGGISVTNGGTFIRLTGGVSIMINPSN
- a CDS encoding LptA/OstA family protein, giving the protein MSAPVVRLSAFAALLLAAFALAPLHASAQTFDTGFADFGSDQSSPIEIEADELEVQDKSNAAIFKGNVVVKQEQAALQTSTLTVYYSQSAMPASGENPSTPQNQRISRLEASGRVLITADGQSATGDAGVVNFDDRTLSLTGNVTLTQDGNVVTGDKLTVSLDTGVASVQSSSRVRVLLNPGGNK
- a CDS encoding 2-isopropylmalate synthase; its protein translation is MHDIKIFDTTLRDGEQSPGASMTLDEKVQIATILDEMKVDIIEAGFPIASDGDFESVSQIAHEVKDAVVCGLARAIPADIDRAAEAVRHAKRPRIHTFVSTSPLHLKYQMKKSEDEVIDIIEKTVGQARNLVDDVEWSGMDATRTPLEYLRRCVETAIRCGATTINLPDTVGYATPSEYRAMFEAMQDIAGAQDVIFSTHTHNDLGLAVANALAGVEGGARQIECTINGLGERAGNAALEEVVMALRTRADVLPYDTRVDATQIMRASKLVAVASGFSVQYNKAIVGKNAFAHESGIHQDGMLKHAETYEIMKPSDVGVNATSLVMGKHSGRHAFRQKLEELGFVLGDNALQDAFRRFKELADRKKHVYDEDIEALVEDQITEENEVARVMSLTVIAGTGGPQKAILVMDLGGRHVTEEATGSGPVDAVFNAVKKIMPHEARLSLYQVHAVTEGTDAQAEVSVRLQQGERIESGRGADVDTLVASAKAYVAAVNKLAARHRQHAQAVGAA
- a CDS encoding HWE histidine kinase domain-containing protein — encoded protein: MADVRLNDGNDLAKYRMLCGIHGNSEHYLYHEFSELLQKPETLRFLDGVGFNGFWLRDLQTHEDEWISPGFWRSLGYEPASRVHKTKAWQAIAVREDHEQAQRDLVRHCADPAHPYDQFIRFRTASGDFVTMRSRGFAQREGGHPTRMFGVYTAVGESDAVGLGRLANDIFETLDDAVILWSDRRGIQRWNESARTLYGYGEDEVLGRDPSAILGHTLNAEWDTVCEDIYAGKAWRGALSLRAKSGEMVPARTTVRRAGQIGSETLFVQICRNESALHEAAARHNLVLRELSHRVKNTFSVVNSLILMSARIEGDSPEFAENLRRRISALSQAHAHSLSPSAADCASASKIIETILRAYAVDKNGLVIRGGAEPLAVSQLTPISLLVNELGARASQNGAFAQDGGTVTLDIARTEESWTIVWRESGAAGPVLAASTGAFGTKLISLSATQLGGTLTQEPTPDGTVIALSFPVARAATGSPAQQQPAIAA
- a CDS encoding pyridoxamine 5'-phosphate oxidase family protein yields the protein MSNGQEMKEKFWDALEDSPFVMLGLAGVDEAHTQPMTAQFDDDLPNRIYFYTNRQNRLVGALTQSHRAVFAYSAKGHDLFASVHGTLEVDMDRAVIDKFWSPVVSAWFENGKDDPDLVLLRFDLGEAQIWKAGTGDFLHYMADALFKGSAEEASKDDVARVRF
- a CDS encoding SDR family oxidoreductase, which gives rise to MSEQSALPGRHPEMRLVCLGFGYSARAFLRAVRPGAVTGTTRSPEKADALHQSGIRSIVYDGGSSPSLSEAIRSATHVLVSAGPGPGGDPFRFHFERDIANAPDLAWIGYLSTIGVYGDHGGAVVDERTLCVPTADRGLWRLEAEDAWFALGRRIDVPVGVFRLAGIYGPGRSPLVSLKEGRAKRIIKPGQVFNRIHVEDIAQTLVASIARPARRYYNVADNEPAPPQDVIEYAAGLMGMDPPPEIPFDEADMSPMARSFYGDVKRVSNTRLRSELGVRLRYPTYREGLRALWESGTWDNAS
- the queG gene encoding tRNA epoxyqueuosine(34) reductase QueG, whose protein sequence is MPTSISENSRADAAKAFIVKEARAAGFDDAAVADLTAFGDAPGGRLADMVGAGEHGEMAWLKDTADRRKHPQALWPEVRSVVMLAQNYGPEDNPLDDLAHTDRGVVSVYARGRDYHDVMKGRMKTLAQRLVSRFGGDVKVFVDTAPVMEKPLAAAAGLGWQGKHTNLVSRHYGSWLFLGALFTTLELEPDPAHADRCGSCRRCLDVCPTDAFPAPYRLDARRCIAYLTIEAREMIPVAFRRAMGNRIFGCDDCLAVCPWNRFAKASAEMQFAPREGPAPLQELGRLDDAAFRKRYAGTPVKRLGRERFVRNVMVAVGNAQSDDYAELISERVADEAPQVRAAAAWAARQTLDDAPLRRLADEALGRERDAMVRAEWDL
- a CDS encoding glutathione S-transferase family protein, with the protein product MIVHHHPFLAPCRFARLVLAEHALEQELVVEPFWDERPQFVAVNPGMTLPMAFDGDRGPICGAAVLMEYVDERYGDGRPGHRLMPADPFHRAEVRRLVNWFTQKFEDEVSGPIVTERILKLEIPNKKGGGAPDSSALRIARQNAVSHFHYIGSLAMSRNWLAGDQFTFADLAAGAALSVVDYLGEAPWQADPAVKAWYQKLKSRPSFRPLLSDKARLVAPAPHYADLDF